One Chryseobacterium geocarposphaerae DNA window includes the following coding sequences:
- a CDS encoding pectate lyase family protein: MKKTCKATILMVALSSIFALTGCGQEDIKTDLTENPNSLTMNDISETNAVVPLADCAAPGWASQNGGTTGGGTAAETTVTTYAQLKAAIENTAVKVIKVSGTITITARISFQDQTGKTIYGTSGAKLVSTDQTKDGSGILNIKRCNNIVIRNLIFEGPGAYDTDGWDNAILDDCRNVWIDHCEFRDGVDGNFDIKNKSDYITVSYTKFHYLKPPKAGGSGGTDDHRFSNLIGSSDTSTTDAGKLNVTFVRCWWAPGCRERMPRVRFGKIHIVNSYFNSSVSNKCIAAGVQANIRVDGNVFENVKEPINLMSGYTAVTVTSNNTFTNVTGNTAGSGTAFTPPYSIPTLSLSSVKSDVTANAGATLTGNICNSL, from the coding sequence GAAGACATCAAAACTGATCTTACAGAAAATCCGAACAGCCTTACCATGAATGACATTTCTGAGACCAATGCAGTTGTTCCCTTAGCAGATTGCGCCGCTCCGGGATGGGCTTCTCAAAACGGCGGGACAACCGGTGGTGGAACAGCAGCCGAAACAACTGTAACCACGTATGCCCAACTAAAAGCAGCCATTGAAAATACCGCGGTAAAAGTGATCAAAGTATCCGGAACCATTACCATCACTGCGCGTATCTCATTTCAGGATCAAACCGGAAAAACCATTTATGGAACAAGCGGCGCCAAACTGGTTTCGACCGATCAGACAAAAGACGGTTCGGGAATTCTCAATATTAAAAGATGTAACAATATCGTAATCCGGAATTTGATCTTCGAAGGACCGGGAGCCTATGATACAGATGGTTGGGACAATGCTATTTTAGACGATTGCAGAAATGTCTGGATCGATCATTGTGAATTCAGAGACGGCGTTGACGGAAACTTTGACATCAAAAACAAATCAGATTATATCACGGTTTCTTATACTAAGTTTCATTATCTGAAACCTCCGAAAGCGGGTGGCTCAGGCGGAACTGATGATCACAGGTTCTCAAATCTGATCGGCTCTAGCGACACTTCTACAACAGATGCAGGAAAGCTGAACGTAACCTTCGTTCGTTGCTGGTGGGCTCCGGGTTGCAGAGAACGTATGCCGAGAGTGAGATTTGGAAAAATCCATATTGTGAACAGCTATTTCAACAGTTCTGTGAGCAACAAATGTATTGCAGCGGGAGTTCAGGCCAACATTCGTGTAGACGGAAACGTTTTTGAAAATGTAAAAGAGCCTATCAATTTAATGAGCGGATATACCGCAGTAACTGTTACCTCAAACAATACATTCACCAACGTTACGGGAAATACAGCAGGAAGCGGAACAGCATTTACGCCACCTTATTCTATCCCGACTTTATCTTTATCGTCCGTAAAGTCTGATGTGACAGCCAATGCAGGTGCTACCCTTACTGGGAACATCTGTAATTCACTATAA
- a CDS encoding DUF4861 domain-containing protein, with protein MNKKLRFGISCAIVCIAVDFIAAQTSIQVKNTLDFARNEVVTIPVSRLKSFLGKNKESDLRIKDAQNNYLTIQWIDNNGDGKNDELLFQAKVGAKETAFYTIVADAKTPIPVSKVATYSRLVPERADDYTWENDKIAFRVYGPKGQQEALAGVKGSTLSSGVDIWLKRTDKSIINDWYKGYLTDPMYYHRDTRGEGYDPYQVGDSRGTGGIGIWKDGKLQVSQNFVTSKTIAEGPLRTVFELTYHPWSEFGVQETKRISLDLGSNFSKFESTFEAEKQVPNYTIGITLHKNEGEAKLNDKNGYYLHWEKIDDAFVGEGIVVDPSIVEKSIAFASEIPDQSNLLVITKPQKKLTYYAGFAWQKSGQIQTQKDWENMLQKQAQIIANPLQVKVK; from the coding sequence ATGAATAAAAAGCTAAGATTTGGAATAAGTTGTGCAATCGTTTGCATTGCTGTGGATTTTATAGCTGCACAAACTTCTATTCAGGTGAAAAATACTCTGGACTTTGCACGGAATGAAGTGGTTACGATTCCGGTGAGCCGGCTGAAGTCGTTTTTAGGGAAAAATAAAGAGTCGGATCTTCGAATTAAAGATGCTCAAAATAATTATCTTACGATTCAGTGGATCGATAATAATGGAGACGGTAAAAATGATGAGTTGCTTTTTCAGGCAAAAGTGGGAGCAAAAGAGACAGCATTTTATACTATCGTTGCGGATGCAAAAACTCCAATTCCGGTAAGTAAGGTGGCGACATATTCAAGGTTGGTTCCTGAGCGTGCAGATGACTATACCTGGGAAAATGATAAAATTGCTTTTCGTGTATATGGTCCGAAAGGGCAGCAGGAGGCTTTGGCAGGAGTGAAAGGAAGCACGCTTTCGAGTGGAGTGGATATTTGGTTGAAAAGAACTGATAAATCTATCATTAATGACTGGTATAAAGGTTATTTGACGGATCCGATGTATTACCATAGAGATACTCGGGGTGAGGGTTACGATCCTTATCAGGTTGGAGATAGCCGTGGAACCGGAGGAATCGGGATCTGGAAAGACGGAAAACTCCAGGTTTCTCAAAATTTTGTAACCTCAAAAACGATTGCAGAAGGTCCGTTGAGAACGGTTTTTGAATTAACTTATCATCCTTGGAGTGAGTTTGGGGTGCAGGAAACGAAGAGAATTTCTTTGGATTTGGGATCTAATTTTTCAAAATTTGAATCGACTTTTGAAGCTGAAAAACAGGTTCCGAACTACACCATCGGAATTACGCTACATAAAAACGAAGGAGAAGCAAAGTTGAATGATAAGAATGGATATTATCTGCATTGGGAAAAAATTGATGATGCTTTCGTAGGAGAAGGAATAGTTGTTGATCCTAGTATTGTAGAAAAATCAATTGCTTTTGCATCTGAAATTCCGGATCAGAGTAATTTACTGGTCATTACAAAACCTCAGAAAAAACTGACTTATTATGCAGGATTTGCATGGCAGAAAAGTGGGCAGATTCAAACACAAAAAGATTGGGAAAATATGTTGCAAAAACAGGCTCAGATTATAGCAAACCCTTTACAGGTAAAGGTTAAATAA
- a CDS encoding endonuclease → MKRILFSLLFAVVFINAFAQIPAGYYNGTTGLTGAALKSKLNQIITNGHIDHGYNGLWSGYQTTDRDYYYENDGTILDIYSENANGPDPYTFTYSTNQCGSYSTEGNCYNREHVVPQSLFNSNSPMVADIHFIRATDGKVNGMRSNYPYGKVGTASFTSLNGSKLGTSVSPGYSGTVFEPVDAFKGDVARMIFYFVTRYETQLSGFSSGNMLGNSAFPGLQTWELNQLLAWNALDPVSPAEIGRNNASYIYQGNRNPYIDHPEYVDQIWGTPVVDTQAPTAPTNLVANNPTSNSISLSWTAATDNIGVTGYDIYFSNGAFYATVTGTTATVQGLTPSTTYTFYVIARDAAGNSSPQSNNATETTLAGQPGGGSCGTEDFSNIPAASSSYANQTWTNNSITWNATDARTDQTITGKAITIRDGYLLSSTLSGGIQSLTVKTQLKFTTGTDSALNLLINGVQVGTIPYTTTVGTYTINNINISGNVTIKLVNPVSGNRVAIDDLSWTCYTSLATSETSKDGAFGIYPNPVKNNELFVKGENINKITKAEIIDLSGKLIQVIHHPFKNSNKIDLKNLSKGVYLLKTDINTTKFIVE, encoded by the coding sequence ATGAAACGAATATTATTTTCTTTGTTGTTTGCAGTTGTATTTATCAATGCGTTTGCACAAATTCCGGCAGGGTATTACAACGGAACAACAGGACTTACTGGAGCCGCTTTGAAAAGCAAGCTTAATCAGATTATCACCAATGGTCATATCGATCATGGCTATAATGGCCTTTGGAGCGGTTATCAGACTACCGATCGTGATTATTATTATGAAAATGACGGAACAATTTTAGATATTTATTCCGAAAATGCCAATGGCCCGGATCCTTACACATTTACTTACTCAACCAACCAATGTGGCTCTTACAGCACAGAAGGAAACTGCTACAATAGAGAACACGTAGTTCCACAGAGCCTATTCAACAGCAACTCTCCTATGGTTGCAGATATTCATTTCATTAGAGCTACTGATGGAAAAGTAAATGGAATGAGATCTAACTATCCTTACGGAAAAGTAGGTACAGCATCTTTTACTTCTTTAAACGGATCTAAACTTGGAACCTCGGTCTCTCCTGGATATTCAGGAACGGTTTTTGAACCTGTTGATGCTTTTAAAGGCGATGTGGCAAGAATGATTTTTTATTTTGTAACACGATACGAAACGCAGCTTTCCGGGTTCAGTTCAGGAAATATGTTGGGAAATTCAGCTTTTCCGGGTCTTCAAACCTGGGAGCTTAATCAATTACTAGCCTGGAATGCATTAGATCCTGTTTCTCCTGCAGAAATCGGAAGAAATAATGCTTCTTATATTTATCAGGGAAACAGAAACCCTTATATTGATCATCCTGAATATGTTGATCAGATTTGGGGAACACCAGTTGTTGATACCCAGGCCCCAACAGCACCAACTAATTTAGTAGCCAATAACCCTACCAGCAATTCAATTTCTTTAAGCTGGACTGCAGCTACAGACAACATTGGAGTAACAGGTTACGATATTTATTTTTCAAACGGAGCTTTCTATGCTACTGTTACAGGAACCACAGCAACAGTTCAGGGATTAACTCCTTCTACTACCTATACATTCTATGTTATTGCCAGAGATGCCGCTGGGAACTCATCTCCACAAAGTAACAATGCAACAGAAACAACTCTTGCAGGACAACCGGGCGGAGGAAGCTGTGGCACTGAAGATTTCAGCAATATTCCTGCAGCTTCTTCAAGCTATGCAAACCAAACATGGACAAATAACTCCATTACATGGAATGCAACCGATGCAAGAACAGACCAAACCATTACAGGAAAAGCAATTACCATAAGAGACGGTTATTTGCTAAGCTCTACCCTTTCCGGCGGAATCCAAAGCTTAACCGTAAAAACCCAGTTAAAATTTACAACAGGTACCGACAGCGCTTTAAATCTATTAATAAATGGTGTTCAGGTTGGGACAATTCCTTATACAACAACAGTAGGAACATACACAATCAACAACATCAACATAAGCGGAAACGTTACCATTAAACTTGTCAATCCTGTTTCAGGGAATAGAGTGGCTATTGATGATTTAAGCTGGACGTGCTACACCAGTCTGGCGACTTCAGAAACTTCAAAAGATGGCGCATTCGGAATTTATCCTAATCCTGTTAAAAACAACGAGCTTTTTGTAAAAGGCGAAAACATTAATAAGATCACAAAAGCAGAAATCATTGATCTTTCAGGAAAGCTTATTCAGGTGATCCATCATCCGTTTAAAAATTCTAACAAGATAGATCTTAAAAACCTGTCAAAAGGAGTTTACTTATTAAAAACAGATATAAATACCACAAAATTCATTGTGGAGTAA
- a CDS encoding ABC transporter permease, translating to MKNIAFYIASRYLLAKKGSTAVTFITWLAVGAMTVAVTAMFVIISVFSGLEDFNKDLIANLHADLTLKSSSGKTIKNIQQAETTLKKNKEIVSFSKVIEEKVYINYNGKGDIAYLRGVDSAYTKVNPIDKSIFYGTYPSFKYSNEVIMEHSLKNRLSIPIDSTSDFATVFMPKPGTGIINKEEDIYNKKNIFVTGVFPGNDQLNNYIIAPIELTEELLDLPKQSAYQIVIKLKNPENADIVKQNLISQLGKTVEIKTKEEENAAFWKMINTEKLFIYLIFALVIFITTFNLAGAIIILQLDKKEQARSLISLGFPLAHLRKTYFYTGVLIVILGIISGLILGTLLCYFQQYTEFFKAIGTLPFPIKIVGNNYIIVALTAAVFGILISWFFSKISKDYITKS from the coding sequence TTGAAGAACATTGCATTTTATATCGCATCCCGATACCTTTTAGCTAAAAAAGGGAGCACTGCCGTTACGTTTATCACGTGGCTTGCTGTAGGAGCGATGACCGTAGCTGTGACTGCGATGTTCGTTATTATTTCGGTTTTCTCCGGACTGGAAGATTTCAATAAAGATCTTATTGCCAACCTGCATGCAGATCTTACCTTAAAAAGCAGCTCAGGAAAAACGATTAAGAATATACAACAGGCAGAGACTACTTTAAAAAAGAACAAAGAAATTGTGAGCTTTTCTAAAGTGATCGAAGAAAAAGTATACATCAACTACAACGGCAAAGGCGATATTGCCTATTTACGGGGAGTAGATTCTGCTTATACGAAAGTGAATCCTATTGACAAAAGTATTTTCTACGGAACTTACCCAAGCTTCAAGTATTCCAATGAAGTGATTATGGAGCATTCCCTTAAAAACAGGCTTTCCATTCCTATAGATTCTACCTCGGATTTTGCTACGGTTTTCATGCCTAAACCAGGTACAGGAATTATTAATAAGGAAGAAGATATTTATAATAAGAAAAATATTTTCGTTACAGGAGTTTTTCCTGGAAATGATCAGCTCAACAACTACATTATAGCTCCTATTGAGCTTACTGAGGAACTATTGGATCTACCAAAGCAATCTGCCTATCAGATTGTGATTAAACTTAAAAATCCTGAAAACGCAGATATAGTAAAGCAAAATTTGATCTCACAACTTGGCAAAACGGTTGAAATCAAAACCAAAGAAGAGGAAAACGCCGCTTTCTGGAAAATGATTAATACCGAAAAGCTGTTTATTTACCTTATTTTTGCTTTAGTCATCTTCATTACGACCTTCAATCTTGCCGGAGCAATTATTATTCTTCAGCTTGATAAAAAAGAACAGGCCCGCTCACTCATTTCACTTGGATTTCCTTTAGCTCATTTAAGAAAAACGTATTTTTATACCGGAGTTCTTATTGTAATTTTAGGTATTATTTCAGGACTAATTCTAGGTACTCTTTTATGCTATTTTCAGCAGTATACTGAATTTTTTAAAGCCATAGGAACATTGCCCTTTCCTATTAAGATCGTAGGAAACAATTACATCATTGTAGCCCTTACTGCAGCAGTATTCGGGATACTAATTTCATGGTTCTTCTCAAAGATCAGCAAAGACTATATTACTAAAAGTTAA
- the rbfA gene encoding 30S ribosome-binding factor RbfA, producing the protein MESNRQRKVAQIIQEDFAELFRQQAANSQQSILVTVSDVKVTADLGIAKIYLSIFPQEHRSAVMKEIEENKAQYRNFIGQKMAKQVRVIPNLNFYLDTTLDDVEKLERELRGEGDNPVL; encoded by the coding sequence ATGGAAAGTAACAGACAAAGAAAAGTAGCACAGATTATACAGGAAGACTTCGCAGAGCTTTTCCGCCAACAGGCTGCCAACAGCCAACAAAGTATTTTAGTAACCGTTTCTGACGTAAAAGTAACGGCAGATTTAGGGATTGCAAAAATTTATTTAAGCATTTTCCCACAGGAGCACCGCAGTGCCGTGATGAAGGAAATAGAAGAAAACAAAGCTCAGTACAGAAATTTCATCGGCCAGAAAATGGCAAAACAAGTACGTGTAATTCCAAATCTTAACTTTTATCTGGACACCACTCTTGATGACGTGGAAAAACTGGAGAGAGAATTAAGAGGAGAAGGTGACAATCCTGTTTTATAG
- a CDS encoding shikimate dehydrogenase family protein: protein MISNKKLGLIGRNISYSFSKKFFEDKFQKLMLKDFSYSIFDLNEIHEVEQLFSTSDLLGFNVTIPYKEKIIDYLDELSDEAQKIGAVNCVLIKDGKKTGYNTDAFGFEKTLLLHKKPHQNAALILGNGGAAKAVQYVLNKHGISSITVSRSTEINFDNLDQATVENHPIIIQCTPVGTFPNVEDCLKFPFEGLSKNHLVIDLIYNPNYTQFIINASEKGAKTVNGYYMLEQQAEKAWEIWNFQKK, encoded by the coding sequence ATGATTTCCAATAAAAAATTAGGCTTAATAGGACGTAATATCTCTTATTCTTTTTCAAAAAAGTTTTTTGAAGACAAATTTCAGAAACTGATGCTGAAAGATTTTTCTTACAGTATTTTTGATTTAAATGAGATACACGAGGTTGAACAGTTATTTTCAACCTCCGATCTTTTAGGGTTTAATGTAACCATTCCTTACAAAGAAAAAATCATTGATTACCTGGATGAATTGAGTGACGAAGCTCAGAAAATAGGAGCTGTTAACTGTGTCTTAATTAAGGATGGTAAAAAAACAGGATACAATACAGATGCTTTCGGATTTGAAAAAACCTTGCTTCTTCATAAAAAGCCACACCAAAACGCTGCGCTTATCCTAGGCAACGGAGGAGCCGCGAAAGCCGTTCAATATGTTTTAAACAAACATGGGATCAGTTCTATTACCGTTTCCAGAAGCACGGAAATTAATTTCGATAATCTGGATCAGGCAACCGTTGAAAATCATCCTATTATTATTCAATGTACTCCTGTAGGAACTTTCCCGAATGTAGAAGACTGCCTCAAATTTCCTTTTGAAGGACTATCTAAAAATCATCTGGTTATTGACTTAATTTACAATCCCAATTATACCCAATTCATCATTAATGCATCCGAAAAAGGAGCAAAAACAGTGAATGGGTATTATATGCTGGAACAGCAGGCAGAAAAAGCTTGGGAAATTTGGAATTTTCAAAAAAAATAA
- the mce gene encoding methylmalonyl-CoA epimerase, translating into MKLEHIGIAVKSLGVSDELFAKLLGKESYKKETVQREGVVTSFYETGESKIELLEASNPESPISKFIDKKGEGIHHLAFGVENIYNEVQRLKKEGFQFISEEPKEGADNKLVVFLHPKSTNGVLVELCQEKQ; encoded by the coding sequence ATGAAGCTAGAACATATCGGTATTGCTGTAAAGTCTTTGGGAGTTTCAGATGAACTCTTTGCTAAATTACTGGGGAAAGAATCATATAAAAAAGAAACCGTACAAAGGGAAGGAGTAGTTACATCTTTCTATGAAACCGGAGAAAGTAAAATAGAGCTTTTGGAAGCCAGTAACCCTGAAAGTCCGATCTCAAAATTTATAGATAAAAAAGGAGAAGGTATTCATCATTTGGCATTTGGAGTGGAAAATATCTACAACGAAGTGCAAAGACTGAAAAAAGAAGGTTTTCAATTTATTTCCGAAGAACCGAAAGAAGGTGCTGATAACAAATTAGTTGTGTTCTTGCATCCTAAATCTACCAATGGAGTACTGGTAGAATTATGCCAAGAAAAGCAATAA
- a CDS encoding DUF349 domain-containing protein → MTTENNLSENEEKKNAQEVSQQNPSEETVSSHEPPHDEDTDSVEDQEEEVEISLAEALKEMEKIINTPNAGENFKKFNLLKEKASHHIHDEIEDKKHEYVEAGNAPENFSYEHPLQSKLSALVNIFKEKHDSYQKGQEEEQKKSLEQRQNIIERLKNLYTNSEPGTNLFKSIREIKEEWSKAGQVAKSEFKILNNNYFHHLNQFYQMLDLNKEFLEQEYSHNLEKRQHIIERAKELENEPVIQKALNELQYLHKLWKEEAEPVAEEFREKTWEEFKEISNKIHERKSELSAAIESEQSINLEKKNQIIAEIKKLSEPTEAPNHNYWQNAIRRVEDLRSEFLKTGSVPRKLSNQNWTDFKTTLRNFNTTKNNYYKSLKGSQQSHLEEKLKLIQTAKDNMNNEEWDIAVPLFKKLQEDWKKIGHVPKSMTNKIWDEFRDACNTFFNNYREKSNTSTDNWKENYKHKKELLDELKTITNEDGSIEKIEAIKTAWNNIGKVPREKISINSEFNKTLREKLKLNKINELELKEEGLSENQLTDKARKIKSQISDLEAEIVKLENNLAFFNKPSRENPLLKDTFDTIDEKKAHLETLRQNLHSIIAGE, encoded by the coding sequence ATGACTACAGAAAACAACCTTTCTGAAAACGAAGAAAAGAAAAACGCTCAAGAAGTATCTCAACAAAACCCATCGGAAGAAACCGTTTCTTCTCATGAGCCCCCTCATGATGAAGATACAGATTCTGTGGAAGATCAGGAAGAAGAGGTTGAAATTTCTTTAGCGGAAGCTTTAAAGGAAATGGAAAAAATCATCAACACTCCCAATGCTGGTGAAAATTTCAAAAAATTCAACCTTTTAAAAGAAAAAGCAAGTCACCACATCCATGATGAGATAGAAGATAAAAAGCATGAATATGTAGAAGCTGGAAATGCTCCTGAAAATTTTAGTTACGAGCATCCTCTGCAATCTAAACTTTCTGCTCTAGTCAACATCTTTAAAGAAAAACATGATTCTTACCAAAAAGGTCAGGAAGAGGAGCAAAAGAAAAGCCTGGAACAACGCCAGAATATCATTGAAAGACTTAAAAATCTATATACCAATTCAGAGCCGGGAACAAACCTTTTCAAATCAATCCGTGAAATAAAAGAGGAATGGTCTAAAGCCGGGCAGGTTGCGAAATCCGAATTTAAAATTCTTAACAACAATTATTTCCACCATCTGAACCAGTTTTATCAGATGCTGGATTTGAATAAAGAGTTTCTTGAGCAGGAATACAGCCATAATCTTGAGAAAAGACAGCATATCATAGAACGTGCAAAAGAACTTGAGAATGAACCTGTCATTCAGAAAGCACTGAATGAGCTTCAATATCTTCATAAACTTTGGAAAGAAGAAGCCGAACCGGTTGCAGAAGAATTCCGTGAAAAAACCTGGGAAGAATTTAAAGAAATCTCTAACAAAATACACGAGAGAAAATCTGAACTTTCTGCTGCAATAGAATCTGAACAAAGCATCAATCTGGAGAAAAAGAACCAGATCATCGCTGAAATTAAGAAGCTTTCAGAACCAACAGAAGCTCCTAACCATAATTACTGGCAAAATGCCATCCGAAGAGTTGAAGATCTTCGTTCAGAATTTTTGAAAACCGGAAGTGTTCCTAGAAAGCTTTCCAATCAGAACTGGACTGATTTCAAAACAACACTAAGAAACTTCAACACAACGAAGAACAATTATTACAAATCATTAAAAGGATCTCAGCAAAGTCATCTGGAAGAAAAATTAAAGCTTATCCAGACCGCTAAAGACAATATGAACAATGAAGAGTGGGACATTGCGGTACCATTATTCAAAAAGCTTCAGGAAGACTGGAAAAAAATTGGCCACGTTCCTAAAAGTATGACCAATAAGATCTGGGATGAATTCCGTGATGCTTGTAATACATTCTTTAACAACTACAGAGAAAAAAGTAATACCTCTACAGATAACTGGAAAGAGAATTACAAACATAAAAAAGAACTTCTTGATGAGTTGAAAACCATCACTAATGAAGATGGCAGCATCGAAAAGATTGAGGCGATTAAAACCGCTTGGAATAATATAGGAAAAGTGCCTAGAGAAAAAATCTCTATCAATTCCGAGTTCAACAAAACGCTGAGAGAAAAGCTAAAACTGAATAAAATCAACGAATTAGAGCTTAAAGAAGAAGGACTTTCTGAAAACCAGTTAACCGACAAAGCAAGAAAAATTAAGAGTCAAATATCTGATCTTGAAGCAGAAATCGTAAAACTGGAAAACAACTTAGCGTTCTTTAATAAGCCATCGAGAGAAAATCCTTTATTAAAAGATACTTTCGATACTATTGATGAGAAAAAAGCTCATTTAGAAACCTTAAGACAAAATCTTCACAGCATAATCGCAGGAGAATAA
- the pelA gene encoding pectate lyase: MKLKIYVFAFGLTAVNLSAQVKDTLAEKMLIYQLPIGGWGKQLEDKSVVNYSLPLDKDLLRKIKSTGDDHATIDNNATSKEINALIKAYSTTKNPEYLKAAEKGISYLLLMQYKNGGFPQYYPNTGLYRKQVTYNDNAMINALTVLYNVAEGKNDFDVVDSKLKEKSKDAVKRGIDCILKTQVLQKGIPTIWGDQYNELTLQPDKARAFEPISLATGESVGIVRFLMMQPVTPEVEKSIKSAVKWFKQNKIEGYSYNVSKVNGKAIRTLTAEKGSVIWARFYDINNNRPLFGDRDGSVKYNYNEVSEERRNGYSWFGDFADKLINKEYPKWLEKNKISDN; encoded by the coding sequence ATGAAATTAAAAATATACGTATTCGCTTTTGGGCTAACTGCCGTTAACCTTTCCGCTCAGGTAAAAGACACTTTAGCAGAAAAAATGCTGATCTATCAGCTTCCGATCGGAGGATGGGGAAAGCAGCTGGAAGATAAGTCTGTAGTCAATTACAGTTTACCGCTGGATAAAGACCTTTTAAGAAAGATAAAATCTACAGGCGATGATCACGCCACCATTGATAATAATGCTACTTCAAAGGAAATCAATGCTTTGATTAAAGCGTATTCAACAACAAAAAATCCTGAATATCTGAAAGCTGCAGAAAAAGGAATCAGCTATCTTCTTCTAATGCAGTATAAAAACGGAGGTTTTCCACAATATTATCCGAATACGGGCTTATATAGAAAACAGGTAACGTATAATGATAATGCGATGATTAATGCTTTGACGGTTTTGTATAATGTTGCTGAAGGTAAAAATGATTTCGATGTCGTAGATTCAAAATTAAAAGAGAAGTCAAAAGATGCCGTGAAAAGAGGGATCGACTGTATTTTAAAAACTCAGGTATTACAAAAAGGAATTCCGACCATTTGGGGCGATCAGTACAATGAATTGACTTTGCAGCCGGATAAAGCCAGAGCTTTTGAACCGATTTCGTTGGCAACAGGAGAGTCGGTGGGGATTGTACGTTTTTTAATGATGCAGCCGGTTACTCCTGAAGTTGAAAAATCAATAAAATCGGCAGTAAAATGGTTCAAGCAAAACAAAATTGAAGGCTATAGCTATAATGTTTCAAAAGTAAACGGAAAAGCTATCCGAACTCTAACGGCAGAAAAAGGTTCTGTAATCTGGGCAAGGTTTTATGATATTAATAATAACAGGCCGCTTTTTGGTGACAGAGACGGGAGTGTAAAATATAATTACAATGAAGTTTCGGAAGAACGAAGAAACGGTTACAGCTGGTTTGGTGATTTTGCGGATAAGCTGATCAATAAAGAATATCCGAAATGGTTGGAGAAAAATAAAATTTCTGATAACTAG